A genome region from Arachis duranensis cultivar V14167 chromosome 6, aradu.V14167.gnm2.J7QH, whole genome shotgun sequence includes the following:
- the LOC107494513 gene encoding uncharacterized protein LOC107494513, with product MIVNGASDPILCRCFPSFLDGPVLDWFCSLPVDSISRFQELAKQFEDYFAASAIYLHDSDYLTTIKQGPQESLKDYITRFTKVAMKIPDIHPEVHLHAIKSGLHPGKFQETIAVTKPKTLAVFREKAKGQIDIEELHQARKANKSATKDDEKPRDNKKSFKSVPCYESYTQFNAKRDDIIKEILNSKLIKPP from the coding sequence ATGATTGTTAACGGTGCATCTGATCCTATTTTATGTCGTTGTTTCCCGTCTTTCTTAGATGGTCCTGTACTTGACTGGTTTTGCTCTTTGCCTGTAGATTCTATATCACGTTTTCAAGAGTTAGCTAAGCAATTTGAAGACTATTTCGCAGCATCTGCAATATATCTCCATGATTCTGATTATTTAACGACCATTAAACAGGGACCACAAGAAAGCCTAAAAGATTATATCACCCGTTTCACAAAGGTGGCTATGAAAATACCCGACATCCACCCCGAAGTTCACCTTCATGCCATCAAAAGCGGCCTTCACCCAGGTAAATTCCAAGAGACCATCGCCGTCACTAAGCCCAAAACTTTGGCCGTGTTTCGTGAGAAAGCCAAGGGACAGatagacattgaggagctccaCCAGGCACGAAAAGCAAACAAATCGGCCACCAAAGACGATGAAAAACCTCGCGATAATAAGAAGAGCTTCAAATCAGTTCCTTGCTATGAATCATATACCCAGTTCAACGCTAAGAGGGATGACATTATTAAGGAGATACTGAACTCAAAGCTGATTAAACCTCCCTGA